A genome region from Chengkuizengella sp. SCS-71B includes the following:
- a CDS encoding TetR/AcrR family transcriptional regulator has product MKEWIPVPGSIKEKLITIAIEEFKRKEYLEVNIAQLAKEANVTTGAIYHHFGSKIKLYLLIRNEMEQRIIDRMEGAAALFEDNPNQALTAAVKVGIDACVKLDCCKLLSELPSDKVIDRIGEFLIELNKKTIPGLEYILLPSWRSLLNAIHERKVDQENAKQLIARILK; this is encoded by the coding sequence ATGAAAGAATGGATTCCGGTACCAGGTTCGATTAAAGAAAAATTAATCACAATTGCAATCGAAGAATTTAAAAGAAAAGAATATTTGGAGGTTAATATTGCACAACTAGCTAAAGAGGCTAATGTCACAACTGGAGCAATTTATCATCATTTTGGATCGAAGATAAAGTTGTATTTATTGATTCGGAATGAGATGGAACAACGAATTATTGATAGAATGGAGGGTGCAGCCGCTTTATTTGAAGACAATCCTAATCAAGCACTAACAGCAGCGGTTAAAGTTGGAATTGATGCTTGTGTGAAATTGGATTGCTGCAAGCTATTGAGTGAATTGCCTTCAGATAAAGTAATAGATCGTATTGGAGAGTTTTTGATTGAACTTAACAAAAAAACAATACCAGGGCTTGAGTATATTTTACTTCCATCCTGGCGTTCCTTGTTAAATGCCATTCATGAAAGAAAAGTTGATCAAGAGAATGCAAAACAATTAATCGCAAGAATTTTAAAATAA